The following coding sequences lie in one Hoplias malabaricus isolate fHopMal1 chromosome 14, fHopMal1.hap1, whole genome shotgun sequence genomic window:
- the LOC136666552 gene encoding uncharacterized protein isoform X2 has product MCVPHPATLLLVFAVIYIPGGAAYVPELFRNIPDCLRGHCSEMIDFCRQRHGDALTDQLKGCIAKSCTQDIRDCVMWFFGGFKTIGMKSIPPSFPKTYRYHNEWIKNEAFNSFFRCIIDEDDQDSMNIIRCTIESMFRTAEPSLNMMSWIVGFSHPGNNMEYYYTFDLQEYIRCNMKSFTDRKCFQRVCQNFGSTPEMMAQSKDLFVCVINAMVLATEKC; this is encoded by the exons ATGTGTGTCCCACACCCTGCCACCCTGCTGTTGGTGTTTG ctgtgATTTATATTCCAGGTGGTGCTGCTTATGTACCAGAGCTCTTTAGAAACATTCCAG ACTGTCTGAGGGGACACTGCTCTGAGATGATTGATTTCTGCCGGCAGCGCCATGGGGATGCTCTCACAGACCAACTGAAAG GCTGTATTGCTAAAAGCTGTACGCAAGACATACGTGACTGTGTGATGTGGTTTTTCGGTGGCTTTAAGACAATAG GAATGAAAAGTATTCCACCCAGCTTCCCTAAGACATACAGGTATCACAACG AGTGGATAAAGAATGAAGCATTCAATTCATTTTTCCGCTGCATTATTGATGAAGATGACCAGGACTCGATGAACATCATAC GATGTACGATTGAAAGTATGTTTAGGACAGCAGAACCGTCCCTCAACATGATGTCGTGGATTGTCGGGTTTTCACATCCAG GCAACAACATGGAATATTATTACACCTTTGACCTGCAAG AATACATCagatgtaatatgaagtcatttaCAGACAGGAAGTGCTTCCAGAGGGTCTGTCAGAATTTTG gtTCTACCCCTGAAATGATGGCGCAGTCTAAAG ATCTCTTCGTCTGTGTGATCAATGCAATGGTGTTAGCTACCGAAAAATGCTAA
- the LOC136666385 gene encoding uncharacterized protein — MCVSHPAALLLVFAVTSIQVGAVEFPVLFRNILGCIKDQCSEMIDDCQQRHGEALTEQLRGCVAEGCTKKIFDCTDWFIDGLMNPDSTGTVSSPLSFGEKYRQDIENVASGIQKGFSHCFQREDYWDRLECSECLLEMALSLTEQDSKVFSVILGISEPAVCWLKSALKLGFNCFYNVDENYFTLVDDNLNKYQSIYQKEYTRCSVNIFKDKKCFQMFSQIFGSTPEILVQSKGLFICMINALVLATTAC; from the exons ATGTGTGTCTCACACCCTGCCGCCCTGCTGTTGGTGTTTG ctgtgACATCTATTCAAGTTGGCGCTGTTGAATTCCCAGTGCTCTTTAGGAATATTCTGG GCTGCATAAAGGACCAGTGCTCTGAGATGATTGATGATTGCCAGCAGCGCCATGGGGAGGCTCTCACAGAGCAGCTGAGAG GATGTGTTGCTGAAGGCTGTACGAAAAAGATCTTCGACTGTACGGACTGGTTTATTGATGGCCTTATGAACCCAg ATTCTACAGGAACAGTCAGTAGTCCACTCAGCTTCGGTGAGAAATACAGGCAAGACATTG AGAATGTAGCGAGTGGCATACAAAAAGGGTTTTCCCACTGCTTCCAGCGTGAAGACTACTGGGATCGACTGGAGTGCTCAG AATGTTTACTGGAAATGGCGCTGAGTTTAACAGAACAAGACTCCAAGGTGTTTTCGGTGATCCTCGGGATTTCAGAACCAG CTGTGTGCTGGCTGAAGAGTGCTCTAAAGCTGGGGTTCAACTGCTTTTACAATGTGGATGAGAATTACTTCACTCTGGTCG aCGACAACCTGAACAAGTATCAAAGCATTTACCAGAAAG AATACACCAGATGTTCCGTGAATATATTTAAAGACAAGAAGTGCTTCCAGATGTTCTCTCAgatttttg GTTCTACCCCAGAAATTCTGGTCCAGTCTAAAG GACTCTTCATCTGCATGATCAATGCACTGGTGTTAGCAACCACAGCATGCTAA
- the LOC136666520 gene encoding uncharacterized protein translates to MCVSHPAALLLVLAVISVPGGAVDVPQLFTEIPDCMKGYCSEMIGVCRRRHGDALTDELKGCVAESCIQDILGCVDWFVMDLMTLGMVSSPLSFGEKYSRHNGGIMEKTLLHCSRDGNHQHPAMFVGCILEDLLSKAKSYLNILSWLLGISEPGQMSCWLRNAVKLSMKCFYDVDENYFILVDNNLKLYQSIYQKEYTRCSVNIFKDKKCFQMFSQIFGSTPEILVQSKGIFICMINSLVLSVAEC, encoded by the exons ATGTGTGTCTCACACCCTGCCGCCCTGCTGTTGGTGTTAG ctGTGATTTCTGTTCCAGGTGGCGCTGTTGATGTTCCACAGCTCTTTACAGAAATTCCAG ACTGCATGAAAGGCTACTGCTCTGAGATGATTGGTGTCTGCCGCCGACGCCATGGGGATGCTCTCACAGACGAGCTGAAAG GTTGTGTTGctgaaagctgtatacaagacATACTTGGCTGTGTGGACTGGTTTGTCATGGATCTTATGACCTTAG GAATGGTCAGTAGTCCACTCAGCTTCGGTGAGAAATACAGCCGTCACAATG GTGGGATTATGGAGAAAACGTTGTTACACTGCTCCAGAGATGGAAATCACCAGCACCCGGCCATGTTCGTAG GATGTATTCTGGAAGATTTGCTGAGTAAAGCCAAATCATACCTCAATATATTGTCTTGGCTCCTCGGGATTTCAGAACCAG GTCAGATGTCGTGCTGGCTGAGGAACGCTGTGAAGTTATCGATGAAGTGTTTTTATGATGTGGATGAGAATTACTTTATTCTGGTCG acaACAACCTGAAATTGTATCAAAGCATTTACCAGAAAG AATACACCAGATGTTCCGTGAATATATTTAAAGACAAGAAGTGCTTCCAGATGTTCTCTCAgatttttg GTTCTACCCCAGAAATTCTGGTCCAGTCTAAAG GCATCTTTATCTGCATGATCAATTCGCTGGTGTTATCAGTCGCAGAATGCTAA